CTGCAGAAGATCCAGCATCAGCAGTCCACCTCCCCAACGACGATATCGATGCCCCCCAAAATTGTGATGAGGTTGGTCATCGTTTCGCCAATTAAAAGTTTAGGCAAGATTTGCAAATTCACAAATGAAGGCCTTCTGAATTTCAGCCGGTAAGGCTCGGGTTTACCCCGTGAAACAATATAACAGCCGATTTCACCACGAGGGGCTTCAATAGAGCAATACATTTCCCCTTCCGGAGGCTTAATAACCCTGGGGGCCTTGCCCATAATTTCCCCTTCGGGAATTTGCCGGGTAGCCTGCTCCAGAATACGCAGGGATTGCCGGATTTCTTCCAGGCGAATCAGATACCGGTCATAGCAGTCCCCGTTTTTCCCTACAGGTACGTCAAACTCAAAGCGGTCGTAAATACTGTACGGTTTGTTTTTGCGCAAATCCCACTTTACCCCCGTACACCGCAAGTTAGACCCGCTTAATCCATAGGCAATCGCGTCCTCTGCATTGTAAGCCCCCACATTTTTGATTCGTGCCAAGAAAATTTCGTTTCCGCTTACCAGTCTGTCATACTCCTCCAGTTTGCCGTACATATAAGGGATAAAGTCCTTTACCTTCTGAATCCAGCCATCTGGTGCATCCCATTTAACCCCGCCGATGCGCATGTAATTGTAAGTCAGGCGGGCCCCGCATAGTTCATTGAATAAATTAATAATGATTTCACGATCACGGAAAGCATACAGGAAAGGGCTCATGGCCCCGATATCAAGCAAATAGGTCCCCCACCAAACCATGTGGCTGGCGACCCGCTGCAGTTCCATAACAATAACCCTTAGATATTCGGCCCTTTCCGGGATTTCAATCTGCATCATTTGTTCTACCGTATGTACAAGCACATAATTATTGGTCATGGCTGAAACATAATCCATGCGGTCGGTGTAAGGAATCACCTGTGTATAGGTTAGATTCTCTGCCAGTTTTTCTGTTCCCCTGTGCAGGTACCCCATAACCGGGATGGCATCCTTGATTATTTCACTATCCAGCTTGACGATAATACGGAATACCCCGTGGGTGCTTGGATGCTGGGACCCCACGTTCAGCAGCAATTCTTCAG
This Paenibacillus larvae subsp. larvae DNA region includes the following protein-coding sequences:
- a CDS encoding NADH-quinone oxidoreductase subunit D codes for the protein MLRTEELLLNVGSQHPSTHGVFRIIVKLDSEIIKDAIPVMGYLHRGTEKLAENLTYTQVIPYTDRMDYVSAMTNNYVLVHTVEQMMQIEIPERAEYLRVIVMELQRVASHMVWWGTYLLDIGAMSPFLYAFRDREIIINLFNELCGARLTYNYMRIGGVKWDAPDGWIQKVKDFIPYMYGKLEEYDRLVSGNEIFLARIKNVGAYNAEDAIAYGLSGSNLRCTGVKWDLRKNKPYSIYDRFEFDVPVGKNGDCYDRYLIRLEEIRQSLRILEQATRQIPEGEIMGKAPRVIKPPEGEMYCSIEAPRGEIGCYIVSRGKPEPYRLKFRRPSFVNLQILPKLLIGETMTNLITILGGIDIVVGEVDC